A stretch of the Flavobacteriales bacterium genome encodes the following:
- the phoU gene encoding phosphate signaling complex protein PhoU: MNHLDAELKELKDAILEMMALCITQLEKTKDAFLNYDEGLAQDVIHNEKRMNALELSIDRNCENIFALFQPVATDLRFVISMLKTNSDLERIGDYADGIADYVINIAKPIPKEALDATHMADMFDIAISMMIDIQRAYEEGNSKLARDVYRKDAQLNKINSTASNTISKLIEDKPSEVRAYLFLFSTIRKIERTGDHIKNVAEDIIFHLEAEVIKHKKKK; encoded by the coding sequence ATGAACCATTTAGATGCTGAATTAAAAGAGTTGAAAGATGCTATCCTTGAGATGATGGCACTTTGTATTACTCAATTAGAAAAGACAAAAGATGCATTTCTGAATTACGATGAAGGATTAGCACAAGACGTTATTCATAATGAAAAAAGAATGAATGCCTTAGAACTTAGCATTGACAGAAACTGCGAAAACATCTTCGCATTGTTTCAACCTGTAGCTACAGATTTAAGATTTGTGATCTCCATGCTTAAAACCAATTCCGACTTAGAACGAATTGGCGATTACGCCGATGGTATTGCCGACTATGTGATCAATATTGCCAAGCCTATTCCTAAAGAGGCATTGGATGCAACACACATGGCAGACATGTTCGATATTGCCATTTCTATGATGATCGACATTCAAAGAGCTTATGAAGAAGGCAATTCTAAATTAGCTAGAGATGTTTACCGAAAAGATGCACAACTCAACAAGATTAATAGCACAGCATCAAACACAATTAGTAAACTGATAGAAGATAAACCATCAGAGGTTAGGGCTTATCTATTTCTATTCTCCACCATTCGAAAAATTGAACGTACAGGAGACCACATTAAAAATGTTGCAGAGGATATTATTTTTCATTTGGAGGCAGAGGTAATCAAGCATAAAAAGAAGAAATAG
- the pstB gene encoding phosphate ABC transporter ATP-binding protein, with protein sequence METNKENQFDDLAPEVYKVQAINTDVFYGHFQAVKNVSIGMKENTVTAFIGPSGCGKSTFLRLFNRMNDYIDTFSMNGQIRLDGRKITGKNIDVEQLRKEVGMVFQKPNPFPKSIYDNVAYGLNIQGISDKSFIEERVETALSQADLWNEVKDDLKKSALALSGGQQQRLCIARTLAVEPSVILMDEPTSALDPISTAKIEELIFQLKDKYTIVIVTHNMQQAGRISDETAFFYMGELIENGPTKQIFTNPENERTENYISGRFG encoded by the coding sequence ATGGAGACAAATAAAGAAAATCAATTTGATGACTTAGCACCAGAAGTATACAAAGTACAAGCAATCAATACAGACGTTTTCTACGGGCATTTTCAAGCTGTTAAAAATGTTTCTATCGGAATGAAAGAGAATACGGTTACTGCATTCATCGGTCCTTCGGGTTGTGGGAAATCTACCTTCCTTAGGCTTTTTAATAGGATGAATGATTACATCGATACGTTTAGCATGAATGGTCAGATTAGATTAGACGGAAGAAAGATCACAGGGAAAAATATTGATGTAGAACAACTCCGAAAAGAAGTTGGAATGGTTTTCCAAAAACCAAATCCGTTTCCTAAATCCATTTACGACAATGTTGCCTATGGCTTAAATATACAAGGCATCAGCGACAAATCCTTTATCGAAGAACGAGTTGAAACAGCCCTATCACAAGCCGATTTATGGAATGAAGTGAAAGACGATTTAAAGAAGTCTGCGTTGGCACTTTCTGGTGGACAGCAACAAAGACTTTGCATTGCTAGAACCCTTGCCGTTGAACCTTCTGTAATTTTAATGGATGAACCTACCTCTGCCCTGGATCCCATTTCTACAGCCAAAATTGAAGAGCTAATCTTTCAATTAAAAGACAAGTACACCATTGTAATAGTAACACACAACATGCAGCAGGCAGGAAGAATTAGCGACGAAACTGCTTTCTTTTATATGGGTGAACTAATTGAAAATGGACCCACAAAACAAATATTTACTAACCCCGAAAACGAACGCACCGAGAATTACATCAGTGGTCGTTTTGGATGA
- the pstA gene encoding phosphate ABC transporter permease PstA, with the protein MNNARKNKLKDQIFMIWGLSCTLIGLFLLVLFIGDIIIDGVMRIDWDFITSLPSRKPEKSGIWTAMMGSIWTLGLTASIAFPIGVAAGIYLEEYSKKSKLANILEINISNLAGVPSIIYGLLGLEIFVRIMGLGASVLAGSLTLSLLILPIIIVATRESIKAVPSTIKEASFAMGATKWQTIWHQTLPASIGGILTGVILALSRAVGETAPLIVIGALAYVPFAPQSPMDEFSILPMQIFNWISRPQHGFIENSAAAIIILLIITFAMNGVAVYFRNRWQKNIKW; encoded by the coding sequence ATGAATAACGCAAGAAAAAACAAACTCAAAGATCAAATCTTCATGATATGGGGATTGAGTTGCACACTGATAGGTTTATTTCTATTGGTCTTATTTATTGGCGACATCATTATTGATGGCGTTATGAGGATAGATTGGGATTTCATCACTTCACTCCCCTCTCGTAAACCAGAAAAATCTGGCATTTGGACAGCAATGATGGGTTCTATTTGGACATTAGGGCTCACGGCTAGCATCGCATTTCCAATTGGTGTAGCTGCAGGAATTTATTTAGAAGAATACAGTAAGAAGTCTAAACTAGCCAATATTTTAGAAATTAACATTTCCAACTTAGCAGGTGTACCTTCTATTATTTACGGACTACTTGGCTTAGAAATATTTGTAAGAATAATGGGATTGGGAGCAAGTGTACTTGCGGGTAGTTTAACCCTTTCTTTGCTCATACTACCCATTATCATTGTAGCTACAAGAGAATCTATCAAAGCAGTGCCTTCTACTATAAAAGAAGCATCCTTCGCTATGGGCGCAACTAAATGGCAAACCATTTGGCACCAAACCTTACCAGCTTCAATCGGTGGGATTTTAACGGGAGTTATTTTAGCATTATCTAGAGCCGTTGGCGAAACTGCTCCCCTAATTGTAATTGGAGCCTTGGCTTATGTACCATTTGCTCCACAGTCGCCGATGGACGAATTTTCAATATTGCCGATGCAAATATTCAACTGGATTAGCCGTCCTCAACATGGATTTATAGAGAACTCAGCCGCCGCAATAATAATACTGCTCATAATCACATTCGCTATGAATGGCGTTGCAGTATACTTTAGAAACAGGTGGCAGAAAAACATTAAATGGTAA
- the pstC gene encoding phosphate ABC transporter permease subunit PstC has protein sequence MKLREQIIEQLLKLSAGITILTTIGIVLVLAVEAMSFFSEVSIVEFLTDPEWTPLFANKHFGIMPLLVGTLLTTFIAIVVALPVGLSIAIYLNEYAPKGFRKTIKPLLELLAAVPTVVYGFFALMVVTPFLQKIIPGMSGFSSLSAGIVMGIMIIPFISSLSEDALYAVPKALKEAAYGMGSTRLQTAFNVTVPAASSGIIVSIILAISRAVGETMIVAIAAGQQPRLTLDPTVPIETITAYIVQVSLGDVPHGSLEYKTIFAAGITLFVFTFLLNTISFWIRKKYQQKYE, from the coding sequence ATGAAACTTAGAGAACAAATAATAGAACAACTGCTTAAGCTTAGCGCTGGCATTACCATCCTAACTACAATAGGAATAGTATTGGTATTGGCCGTTGAAGCTATGAGCTTCTTTTCGGAGGTTTCTATCGTTGAGTTTTTAACCGACCCAGAATGGACTCCCCTTTTTGCTAACAAGCATTTTGGGATTATGCCTTTGTTAGTAGGAACCTTACTAACAACCTTTATAGCAATTGTGGTTGCCTTACCTGTAGGCCTATCCATTGCCATTTATTTAAATGAGTATGCACCTAAAGGATTTAGAAAGACAATCAAACCATTATTAGAACTATTGGCCGCAGTGCCAACGGTGGTTTATGGCTTTTTTGCCTTAATGGTTGTAACACCTTTTCTGCAAAAAATCATACCAGGTATGAGCGGGTTTAGTTCTCTTTCAGCAGGTATTGTTATGGGAATTATGATCATCCCTTTTATATCCTCCTTAAGCGAAGATGCATTATACGCTGTTCCTAAAGCATTGAAAGAAGCAGCCTACGGAATGGGATCTACTCGATTACAAACAGCCTTTAACGTTACTGTTCCAGCTGCATCATCAGGAATTATCGTTTCCATCATCTTGGCAATTTCAAGAGCAGTTGGAGAAACAATGATTGTTGCTATTGCCGCAGGACAGCAACCTCGTTTAACATTAGACCCAACGGTTCCGATAGAAACCATCACGGCTTATATTGTTCAAGTTAGTTTAGGTGATGTGCCTCATGGTTCACTCGAATACAAAACCATTTTCGCAGCAGGTATAACCCTGTTCGTGTTTACGTTTTTACTGAATACCATCAGCTTTTGGATTAGAAAAAAGTACCAACAGAAATATGAATAA
- a CDS encoding PstS family phosphate ABC transporter substrate-binding protein — protein MKTITILLAAATTLFAACGGGNSTDKNSGVTNQDAKTELSGSIAIDGSSTVYPISEAVAEEFRNEAPRVKVTIGVSGTGGGFKKFGRGETDISDASRPIKDKEKTICEENNITYVELSVAYDGLAVLANPANDWVDHFTVEELKMLWEPAAQGEIMKWSQIRAGWPDEEIHLFGPGTASGTYDYFTEAIVGESGASRGDFTASEDDNVLVQGIAGDKYGLGFFGLAYYKENKDKLTLVAVDGGNGPVAPSLQTVKDGSYAPLSRPLFIYINSTAVERPEVVEFVNFYLANAGELATEVGYIPLPDAEYQKEVNKFKAFANH, from the coding sequence ATGAAAACAATAACAATATTATTAGCAGCAGCCACTACACTTTTCGCTGCTTGTGGAGGAGGAAACTCCACAGATAAAAACAGTGGTGTAACAAATCAAGATGCAAAAACAGAATTGTCTGGAAGCATTGCCATAGACGGTTCAAGCACAGTATATCCTATCTCAGAAGCAGTAGCAGAAGAGTTTCGAAACGAAGCACCAAGAGTTAAAGTTACCATTGGAGTATCTGGAACAGGCGGAGGTTTCAAAAAATTCGGAAGAGGCGAAACTGACATTTCAGATGCTTCGAGACCTATTAAAGACAAAGAGAAAACTATCTGCGAAGAAAACAACATTACTTATGTTGAGCTAAGTGTAGCTTATGACGGACTCGCTGTATTGGCCAATCCTGCTAACGATTGGGTAGATCATTTTACGGTAGAAGAGTTAAAAATGCTTTGGGAACCAGCTGCACAAGGTGAAATTATGAAATGGAGTCAGATTAGAGCTGGATGGCCAGATGAAGAAATTCACCTGTTCGGCCCCGGAACAGCATCTGGAACTTACGATTACTTTACTGAAGCAATCGTAGGAGAAAGCGGCGCAAGTAGAGGCGATTTCACCGCTAGCGAAGACGACAACGTATTAGTGCAAGGTATTGCTGGAGACAAATACGGACTTGGGTTCTTTGGCTTAGCATACTACAAAGAAAACAAAGACAAACTTACGTTGGTTGCCGTTGACGGTGGTAACGGACCAGTTGCTCCTTCTTTACAAACTGTAAAAGATGGATCTTACGCTCCCCTTTCTCGACCACTATTTATCTATATAAATAGCACCGCTGTAGAAAGACCAGAAGTAGTAGAGTTTGTTAATTTCTACTTAGCCAACGCCGGAGAACTCGCTACAGAAGTTGGTTACATTCCTCTTCCAGATGCAGAGTACCAAAAAGAAGTAAACAAATTTAAAGCGTTCGCCAACCATTAA
- a CDS encoding response regulator transcription factor codes for MHMKKILIVDDEEDILEFVGYNLRKAGYTVITATDGAAGFEMAKERLPDLVLLDVMMPNLDGMEVCEKLRALPEFKETIIAFLTSRSEDYFQLAGFESGADDYIHKPIKPKLLVAKVNSLLKRSASQVEETIEDFGCVKVDRNKRIVISGDTNIELPKKEYDLLLLLLSNVGKVFSREAIYDSVWGNDTFVGDRTIDVHIRKLREKLGDNCIKTLKGVGYKYNELCLS; via the coding sequence ATGCACATGAAAAAGATCTTAATAGTAGACGACGAAGAGGACATTCTGGAATTTGTAGGATACAACTTGAGGAAGGCAGGATACACAGTTATTACTGCCACGGATGGAGCAGCGGGCTTTGAGATGGCTAAGGAACGATTGCCCGATTTGGTTTTGTTGGATGTGATGATGCCCAATTTGGATGGTATGGAAGTTTGCGAAAAGCTTCGTGCATTGCCTGAGTTTAAAGAAACGATTATTGCATTTCTTACTTCAAGAAGCGAAGACTATTTCCAGTTAGCAGGGTTTGAATCGGGAGCAGACGATTATATTCATAAGCCAATTAAACCCAAACTATTGGTTGCTAAGGTAAACTCGTTATTAAAAAGAAGCGCGAGTCAAGTGGAGGAAACTATCGAAGACTTTGGGTGTGTTAAAGTTGATAGAAATAAGCGGATAGTAATTTCTGGTGATACGAATATTGAGCTTCCTAAAAAGGAATATGATCTTTTACTACTCTTGCTTTCTAACGTTGGTAAGGTGTTTTCGAGAGAGGCCATTTACGATTCTGTTTGGGGAAACGATACCTTTGTAGGAGACAGAACAATTGATGTTCATATTAGAAAACTTCGTGAAAAGCTAGGCGATAATTGCATCAAAACGCTTAAAGGGGTAGGGTATAAGTACAACGAGTTGTGTTTGAGTTAA